The proteins below are encoded in one region of Coffea arabica cultivar ET-39 chromosome 4c, Coffea Arabica ET-39 HiFi, whole genome shotgun sequence:
- the LOC113699805 gene encoding F-box/kelch-repeat protein SKIP11-like: protein MKSSKRLAFQGQNSKQKCPKGGNSKRKHLEEETGVIKPSKPLAFQGQSMDQEDDQGHPGYYTDTSSLILKLGQDLSINCLLRCSRADYGTVASLNHSFRSLIRSGDLYKLRRQLGIVEHWVYVSSSLLEWKAFDPLRRRWMSLPKMISNECFLFSDKESLAVGTELLVFGKEIESQVIYKYSILTNTWSSGVRTNIPRWLFGSASLGEIAIVAGGCDSKGNLLSSAELYNSTTESWLTLPRMHKPRKLCSGVFIDGKFYVIGGVGIGNPSASDRASLKVLTCGEVYDLRTGTWFEIPNMYPQCAREGTNDSPATARAPPLLAVVKNELYAAYCDEKEVWKYDKQRNVWITIGRLPEQATSMNGWGLAFRACGNQLMVIGGPRALNGGYIEINAWEPGEGPLEWTLLGTKHSGSFVYNCAVMGC from the coding sequence ATGAAATCGTCCAAGCGACTGGCATTCCAAGGGCAAAACTCAAAGCAAAAATGCCCCAAGGGAGGGAACTCAAAGCGAAAGCACCTCGAGGAAGAGACTGGAGTGATAAAACCATCCAAGCCACTGGCATTCCAAGGGCAATCTATGGATCAAGAGGATGACCAAGGCCACCCTGGTTATTATACTGATACAAGTTCACTCATCCTCAAACTTGGCCAAGATCTCTCAATTAATTGCTTACTTCGCTGCTCGAGGGCAGATTATGGCACTGTCGCTTCACTCAATCACAGTTTCAGGTCTCTAATCCGAAGTGGGGATCTTTATAAGTTGAGGAGGCAGCTGGGTATTGTAGAACATTGGGTCTATGTTTCTAGCAGCCTTCTTGAATGGAAAGCTTTTGATCCTTTGCGCCGTAGATGGATGTCTTTGCCTAAAATGATTTCAAACGAGTGTTTCCTTTTTTCTGACAAGGAGTCACTGGCTGTTGGCACTGAACTTCTTGTCTTTGGAAAGGAAATAGAGTCTCAAGTGATCTACAAATACAGCATATTAACTAATACATGGTCGTCTGGCGTAAGGACAAACATCCCAAGATGGCTATTTGGCTCTGCTAGTCTTGGAGAGATTGCGATCGTGGCTGGTGGTTGTGACTCAAAAGGCAATTTACTGAGCTCTGCTGAACTTTATAACTCAACGACAGAAAGTTGGTTGACTCTTCCCAGAATGCATAAACCTAGAAAACTATGTTCAGGGGTATTCATAGATGGCAAGTTTTATGTCATCGGTGGTGTCGGAATAGGCAACCCAAGTGCAAGCGATAGAGCTAGCTTAAAGGTGCTTACTTGTGGAGAGGTATATGATTTGAGGACAGGAACCTGGTTTGAAATTCCTAATATGTACCCTCAATGTGCTAGAGAGGGTACTAATGATTCTCCTGCAACAGCAAGAGCACCTCCTCTGCTCGCAGTGGTGAAGAATGAGTTATATGCAGCTTATTGCGATGAAAAGGAAGTCTGGAAGTATGACAAGCAAAGAAATGTGTGGATTACCATAGGTAGATTGCCTGAACAGGCAACCTCCATGAATGGCTGGGGGTTGGCATTCAGGGCCTGTGGTAATCAATTGATGGTTATCGGTGGACCAAGGGCATTGAATGGAGGGTACATAGAGATCAATGCTTGGGAGCCAGGTGAAGGTCCCCTAGAGTGGACATTGCTGGGAACAAAGCATTCAGGTAGTTTTGTGTATAATTGCGCTGTGATGGGTTGCTGA